The Fretibacterium sp. OH1220_COT-178 genomic sequence AAGATCGGGGACGGCATCGACGTCAGGAATTACGAGAGCGCTTTCGAGGCCTCCGCCAAATTGGGCGTCAGGAACGTCATCAGCAGCATCTGGACGGACAGAAAGGATTTCTACACGGAGCAGTTCGCCGCGCTGTGCGACCTCGCCGGCCAGTACGGCCTTACCGTGAACCTCGAGTTCGTCACCTGGGCCAGCGTCAGCACGCTTAAAGGCGTGCGCGAGGTTCTGGACGCGGTCAAGCGCCCCAACGCCGGAATCATGGTGGACACGCTGCACCTCCACCGTTCCCGGGTCCGGCCCGAGGAGCTGGACGACTGCCCCCGCGAACTGTTCCACATGGCCCACATCTGTGACGGCCCTCCGGAGATCCCCGCGGACAAGGAAGGCTTGATCCATACGGGACGGGATGCCCGTTACTACGTCGGGGAAGGGGCGATCGACGTCGCGGACATCATCCGCAGGCTTCCGGAGCACGTCGTCCTCTCCATCGAGCTGCCGCACCTGGCGCGGGTCGCGGACTGGGGAGCGACGGAACACGCGCGCCGCTGTCTGAAAACGGCGAAAGAGTACATGGCCAAACACGGCATCGTCTGATTCAAAATAGCCCGCAAACGCCGTTGCCGTTTGCCGCCGCCCGACGTGCCCGCCCGGGGGACTTCGGAAGGCGGGACGACGGATTCCGGAGCCGTCCCGGATTCCACCGCCAATTTCGTTTACGGGCAGTTTAAGGAGTGATGTTCATGGCAACCAAGGAGATAACAGCCGAACAGCTTCAGATGCTGGAGGAGCTCGTGGCCCGGGCCCGCCGGGTCCAGAGCGTCATCGAGGGGTATTCGCAGGAGAGGGTGGACCGTATGTGCCGGGCCGTGGCCTGGGCTGCGGGCAACCCCGAGGATTTTCAGCGCCTGTGCTGGATGGGGGTGGACGAAAGCGGGGCGGGCGACAGAAACGGCCGCTACGGCAAGCGGCACAAGATCCTCGGCGTGCTGCGCGATGCCCTGCGCCAGAGGAGCGTCGGGATCGTCGAGATGAACCCCGAAAAGGGGCTGGTACGCTACGCCAAGCCCGCGGGGCTGATCGCCTCCTTGATCCCCATGACCAATCCCGAGCTGACCCCGATCGTCACGGCAATCTACGCGCTCAAAGCCCGCGACGTCGTCATATTCTCCCCTCACCCACGGACGAAAAAGACGACGTTCGAGGCCGTGCGCCTGATGCGGGATGCGCTCAGGGCCCTTGGGGAGCCGGAGGACTTCCTTCAGTGCATCGAGGACCCGAACATGGCCGTAGTGGAGCAGATCATGAAGATGGGCGACCTGATCATGGCCACAGGGGGTCCGGCCATGACCAAGGCCGCGCACAGCTCGGGAAAACCCGCCTACTGCTCGGGGGCCGGCAACGCGACGATGATCTTCGACGAGACGGCGGACGTCGAGATCGCCGCCCGCAACACCCGCATCAGCAAGACCTCGGATTTCGGCTCGGGATGTTCCGCGGACGGCAATCTGATCATTCACGGCAAAATCTACGACCGGATGGTGAAGGCGCTCCAGGACGAGGGCGGTTACCTGGCCAACGACGAGGAACGCGAAAAACTCAAGCGCGCCATGTGGGACGAGGAGGGACACCGGATCGTCGCCACCGTCGCGGTCTCGCCCCAGAAACTGGCCCAGGCCGCCGGGTTCGAGATCCCCGAGGATCGCCGATTCATCATGGTCACGGGCGACGGCATCGGCAAGGAGCACAAGTTCTCCGGCGAGAAACTGACCACGCTGCTGGCCCTCTACCGCTACGAGGGGGAGTTCGAGAACGCGCTCGCCATGATGGATCGGATCTATCGTGTGGGCGGACGCGGCCACTCCTGCGGGATCTACAGCCACGACGACGAACACATTCACCGTCTGGCCCTCCGGGCTCCGGTCACCCGCATCATGGTCCGGCAGCCTCAGTCCAAGGCCAACGCGGGCAGCGCGGAGAACGGAATGCCCATGACCTCCAGCATGGGATGCGGCATCTGGGGCGGCAACATGGTCTCCGAGAACATCGCCCTGAAGCATTACATGCAGAGCACCTGGGTCGCCCGTCCCATCCTCAGGGATCAGCCGGACGAGGCCGTTCTCTTCGGGGAGTTCTTCGACCCCTCGCGGACCCGGCCCTCCTGACGGCGG encodes the following:
- a CDS encoding sugar phosphate isomerase/epimerase family protein; protein product: MSRKYSLAQLTVLAWSPPEMIYNARTLGYDCVGIRTISMGVKGENDFDLAKNKRLFDLTREALDETGLFINDIELAKIGDGIDVRNYESAFEASAKLGVRNVISSIWTDRKDFYTEQFAALCDLAGQYGLTVNLEFVTWASVSTLKGVREVLDAVKRPNAGIMVDTLHLHRSRVRPEELDDCPRELFHMAHICDGPPEIPADKEGLIHTGRDARYYVGEGAIDVADIIRRLPEHVVLSIELPHLARVADWGATEHARRCLKTAKEYMAKHGIV
- a CDS encoding aldehyde dehydrogenase family protein — encoded protein: MATKEITAEQLQMLEELVARARRVQSVIEGYSQERVDRMCRAVAWAAGNPEDFQRLCWMGVDESGAGDRNGRYGKRHKILGVLRDALRQRSVGIVEMNPEKGLVRYAKPAGLIASLIPMTNPELTPIVTAIYALKARDVVIFSPHPRTKKTTFEAVRLMRDALRALGEPEDFLQCIEDPNMAVVEQIMKMGDLIMATGGPAMTKAAHSSGKPAYCSGAGNATMIFDETADVEIAARNTRISKTSDFGSGCSADGNLIIHGKIYDRMVKALQDEGGYLANDEEREKLKRAMWDEEGHRIVATVAVSPQKLAQAAGFEIPEDRRFIMVTGDGIGKEHKFSGEKLTTLLALYRYEGEFENALAMMDRIYRVGGRGHSCGIYSHDDEHIHRLALRAPVTRIMVRQPQSKANAGSAENGMPMTSSMGCGIWGGNMVSENIALKHYMQSTWVARPILRDQPDEAVLFGEFFDPSRTRPS